A DNA window from Streptococcus sp. LPB0220 contains the following coding sequences:
- a CDS encoding SP_0198 family lipoprotein, whose translation MKKIMSILTLAVALFLTACSQQEQATQTSSKQTSASSQTVTSASKEQKEGVSIDGSYRGQDEENTILLVVTGQKGTFTVQDADGEEEAKEVSIDPVNQSMRIGDEPYRYRIEGDQLSLEDLEQAEDDQGIIVLTKQ comes from the coding sequence ATGAAAAAAATCATGTCTATACTGACCTTGGCAGTAGCCCTTTTCCTGACTGCTTGTAGCCAGCAAGAACAAGCGACACAGACTTCGAGCAAACAGACGTCTGCTTCATCACAGACTGTGACTTCTGCGAGTAAAGAACAGAAAGAAGGGGTGTCCATAGATGGAAGCTATCGAGGACAGGACGAGGAAAATACGATCCTCTTAGTTGTGACGGGTCAAAAAGGCACGTTTACGGTGCAAGATGCTGATGGAGAAGAAGAGGCCAAAGAGGTTAGTATTGATCCGGTCAATCAATCCATGCGTATCGGAGATGAGCCTTATCGCTATCGGATCGAAGGGGATCAGTTGTCGCTAGAAGATCTGGAGCAAGCAGAGGATGATCAAGGGATTATTGTCCTGACCAAGCAATAA
- the cls gene encoding cardiolipin synthase, which translates to MTFRKLRLLMSKYGFSILFMGFELWASFAAFFWLNRWFPHWLSVAVIGLLYVSTILAIVNRNTPPENKVTWLLIAVIPVFGSLLYLMFGERRLSKKEMIQLKNMESMKFREDNSHQLRKELKQESKAVYGLVKSILSMDHNADLYNGTASTFYPQGEAMYEQLLEDLRAAKKFIFIEFYIIDEGLMWNSILEILEQKVKEGVEVKLLYDDIGCMATLAGNYTKRLRKMGIDAHKFNKVIPRLTVAYNNRDHRKILVIDGQIGYTGGVNLADEYINHIERFGHWKDSAIRLDGRAVKALTRLFLMNWYINRGEIEDFDRYHIENKAVEGEGLYIPYGSGPKPIYKSQVGKTVYQNMINQATDYVYITTPYLIIDYDLTEDIRNAALRGVDVRIVTPHIPDKKLIQIVTRGAYLDLMDAGVKIYEYTPGFVHSKQVLADDEMAVVGSINFDYRSLVHHYENAVWMYRTPALKEIRADFDHIFEVSQEITEDTFHFTWHQRLIKEIMQLFAPML; encoded by the coding sequence GTGACCTTTCGAAAATTACGTCTATTAATGTCCAAATATGGATTTAGTATTTTGTTTATGGGCTTCGAACTTTGGGCATCCTTTGCGGCCTTCTTCTGGCTTAATAGATGGTTCCCTCATTGGCTATCTGTTGCGGTCATTGGGCTCTTATATGTGTCGACAATCTTGGCTATTGTTAATCGAAATACCCCGCCTGAAAATAAGGTGACCTGGCTCTTGATTGCCGTCATTCCTGTCTTTGGATCACTCTTGTATCTCATGTTTGGAGAGCGGCGTTTGTCCAAAAAGGAAATGATCCAGCTGAAAAATATGGAGTCCATGAAGTTTCGAGAGGACAATAGTCATCAGTTGCGTAAGGAGCTCAAGCAAGAAAGCAAGGCGGTTTATGGCTTGGTCAAGTCGATTTTATCCATGGACCACAATGCGGATCTCTACAATGGGACGGCATCGACCTTTTACCCTCAAGGGGAGGCTATGTATGAGCAACTACTAGAGGATCTGCGAGCAGCGAAAAAATTTATCTTCATCGAGTTTTACATCATTGACGAGGGCTTGATGTGGAACAGCATCCTAGAGATTTTAGAGCAGAAAGTGAAAGAGGGGGTTGAAGTCAAACTCCTTTATGACGATATCGGCTGTATGGCAACCTTGGCTGGGAACTATACCAAACGATTGCGAAAGATGGGAATTGATGCCCATAAATTTAACAAGGTGATCCCCCGTTTGACAGTAGCTTATAACAACCGAGACCACCGTAAGATCTTGGTCATTGATGGCCAGATCGGCTATACGGGTGGTGTCAATTTGGCAGACGAGTACATCAACCACATTGAGCGGTTTGGTCACTGGAAGGACAGTGCCATCCGTTTGGATGGACGAGCTGTTAAGGCCTTAACGCGACTCTTCCTCATGAACTGGTACATCAACCGTGGGGAAATCGAGGATTTTGACCGCTACCATATTGAAAACAAGGCAGTCGAAGGAGAAGGGCTCTATATTCCCTATGGGAGTGGACCAAAGCCAATTTACAAGTCGCAGGTCGGAAAGACGGTTTATCAAAATATGATCAACCAAGCGACGGATTACGTCTATATCACGACTCCTTACTTGATCATCGATTATGATTTGACAGAAGATATCCGCAATGCGGCCCTTCGTGGGGTGGATGTTCGCATCGTGACCCCGCATATTCCGGATAAAAAATTGATCCAAATTGTTACGCGTGGGGCTTACTTGGATCTGATGGATGCTGGTGTGAAAATCTATGAGTACACGCCTGGTTTTGTCCACAGTAAGCAAGTTCTGGCAGATGACGAAATGGCGGTTGTAGGGTCGATTAACTTTGACTACCGTAGTCTGGTCCATCACTATGAAAATGCGGTCTGGATGTATCGGACGCCTGCTCTGAAAGAGATCCGGGCGGATTTTGACCACATCTTTGAAGTATCTCAAGAGATCACTGAAGATACCTTCCACTTTACCTGGCACCAGCGCTTAATCAAGGAAATTATGCAATTGTTCGCACCGATGTTGTAA
- a CDS encoding MFS transporter, giving the protein MSEKEQEMTSKKLGLHVGDSFQDTREIREVLDKSVFREEEPTHSQQAEVLEEPVAMEASEEIRDAKPEAVAEPTQESEQEAEQPLSRMSRRSRKAGVEATKAEASKVEENTEELEADVTVEPIRRQSKRPVPLAIPFVLSLLISLLHVGVPFLTRFATNQQSQNLYAGWAMTKGQVPFGDFYGTNGLLYYAINWLGSLAGGHWILMILQAIALFFAGTYLYRVVRLLVSDKDTAKNVQLLFYFLVLGLGFGGTYVTLFSLPILFASMNFILAYLIGDRKDEGFILYGAIAAVAFLIDPMTSALFYLLAFLGLTAFNIKQKRWARGFYQLLAALLGFSLVFYPIGYITVLNQTFGYAINQVTYVFNALNFSNGQTFSNAIYYGLLALAFGLVSAFLMSFTKQNSSARRIFRFMGWAGSLVVLIVSIGLPEQGAYQLLPMLPFVLPLFAIWFSRDGEENDGIERRGRKKKNKEVWAAYFTSQVFLPLVALVYLLANPVVQDVVLQSGQSSERSAIASYIKNHTKSKDTIYAWDTTAILYQESDRLAASALLTPTSYLGINENRTNVTQQIDRSEPKYIVVNNQVELTSKMKNLLKENYRLVEKKYRHFKLYQRS; this is encoded by the coding sequence ATGAGCGAAAAAGAGCAAGAAATGACTTCGAAAAAGTTAGGGCTTCACGTGGGAGATAGCTTTCAGGATACACGTGAAATTCGCGAAGTGCTAGATAAGTCAGTCTTTCGTGAAGAAGAGCCGACTCATAGCCAGCAGGCAGAAGTCTTGGAGGAGCCGGTTGCAATGGAGGCATCAGAGGAAATTCGTGATGCCAAGCCAGAAGCAGTAGCAGAACCTACACAAGAATCGGAACAGGAAGCGGAGCAACCGCTCAGTCGGATGAGTCGTCGTTCGCGTAAGGCGGGAGTCGAAGCGACAAAAGCGGAAGCATCTAAGGTAGAAGAGAATACGGAAGAGCTAGAAGCAGATGTGACAGTTGAGCCGATCCGTCGTCAATCCAAGCGTCCAGTGCCCCTAGCGATTCCTTTTGTGTTGAGTCTTTTGATTAGTTTGCTGCATGTTGGGGTGCCATTTTTAACCCGTTTTGCAACCAATCAACAATCTCAAAACTTGTATGCTGGCTGGGCAATGACCAAGGGTCAAGTACCGTTTGGTGATTTTTACGGAACCAATGGTCTCCTCTATTATGCAATCAACTGGTTGGGGAGTTTAGCTGGTGGACATTGGATCTTGATGATCCTCCAAGCGATTGCCCTCTTCTTTGCGGGGACCTATCTCTATCGGGTTGTGCGCTTGCTGGTGTCTGATAAAGATACAGCGAAGAATGTCCAGTTACTCTTTTATTTCTTGGTGTTAGGCCTTGGTTTTGGAGGAACTTATGTGACTCTCTTTAGTCTTCCAATCCTATTTGCCAGCATGAATTTCATTTTGGCTTATTTGATTGGGGATCGTAAGGATGAAGGCTTTATCCTTTATGGTGCGATTGCAGCTGTGGCTTTCTTGATTGATCCGATGACCAGTGCCTTGTTTTATTTGTTGGCCTTCCTTGGATTAACAGCCTTTAACATCAAGCAGAAGAGATGGGCGCGTGGCTTTTATCAACTGCTAGCAGCTCTCCTTGGTTTTTCACTCGTCTTTTATCCAATTGGCTATATCACCGTTTTGAATCAGACTTTTGGCTATGCCATTAATCAAGTGACCTATGTCTTTAATGCCTTGAATTTTAGCAATGGACAGACCTTCAGTAATGCCATTTATTATGGACTGTTGGCGCTGGCCTTTGGCTTAGTCTCTGCCTTTTTGATGTCCTTTACCAAGCAAAATAGCAGCGCTCGCCGGATCTTCCGCTTTATGGGATGGGCAGGTAGCCTGGTAGTCCTCATCGTGTCGATTGGTCTTCCTGAACAAGGCGCTTACCAATTGTTGCCAATGTTGCCATTTGTTCTTCCTTTGTTTGCGATCTGGTTCTCACGAGATGGGGAAGAAAACGATGGGATCGAACGTCGTGGTCGGAAGAAGAAAAACAAGGAAGTTTGGGCCGCTTACTTTACGAGCCAAGTTTTCTTACCGCTAGTAGCCCTTGTCTATCTGTTGGCGAATCCGGTGGTTCAAGATGTTGTGCTTCAGTCTGGCCAATCCAGTGAACGGAGTGCTATTGCCAGCTACATTAAAAATCACACCAAGTCGAAAGATACCATTTATGCTTGGGATACGACAGCTATTCTCTATCAAGAAAGCGATCGTTTGGCAGCTTCTGCCTTATTAACCCCGACTTCTTATCTGGGGATTAATGAGAACCGGACAAATGTAACCCAACAAATCGATCGGTCTGAACCCAAGTATATTGTGGTCAACAATCAGGTAGAATTGACCTCCAAAATGAAGAACTTGCTCAAAGAAAATTATCGTCTCGTTGAGAAGAAATACCGTCATTTCAAACTCTATCAACGCTCTTAA
- the nrdD gene encoding anaerobic ribonucleoside-triphosphate reductase — MITLREEKLRMAPDIFVEKRDGRRVPFDVEKIYKALLKATEEVTSLTPVMEAKLEAIVDRVIAEILERFPNGVKIYEIQNVVEHELLQANEYAIAESYITYRTQRDFERSKATDINFTIGKLLNKDQAVVNENANKDSDVFNTQRDLTAGIVGKSIGLKMLPKHVANAHQKGDIHYHDLDYSPYTPMTNCCLIDFEGMLRNGFKIGNAEVESPKSIQTATAQISQIIANVASSQYGGCSADRIDEVLAPYAAKNYQKHLADAKEWVLPEKQEDYAWSKTQKDIYDAMQSLEYEINTLFTSNGQTPFTSLGFGLGTNRFEREIQKAILEIRIKGLGSEHRTAIFPKLIFTLKRGLNLEPGTPNYDIKQLALECATKRMYPDVLSYDKIVELTGSFKVPMGCRSFLQGWKDENGVEVNSGRMNLGVVTVNLPRIALESGGDKEKFWQIFNERMNIAEDALVYRVERTKEATPANAPILYQYGAFGKRLGKYDQVDQLFRNRRATVSLGYIGLYEVATVFYGPNWEHNPEAKQFTIAIIKDMKARVEEWSDQYDYHFSIYSTPSESLTDRFCRLDTEKFGKVPDITDKEYYTNSFHYDVRKNPTPFEKLDFEKVYPEAGASGGFIHYCEYPVLQQNPKALEAVWDYAYDRVGYLGTNTPIDRCYKCDFEGDFTPTERGFACPNCGNSDPKTVDVVKRTCGYLGNPQARPMVNGRHKEIAARVKHMNGSTIKYGGHEVTD, encoded by the coding sequence ATGATCACCTTGAGAGAAGAAAAACTGAGAATGGCCCCGGATATTTTTGTTGAAAAACGAGATGGCCGTCGTGTTCCATTCGATGTTGAAAAAATTTATAAAGCCTTGTTGAAGGCGACAGAAGAAGTGACTTCTCTCACTCCCGTGATGGAAGCCAAACTAGAAGCCATTGTCGATCGTGTGATCGCAGAGATTTTGGAACGTTTTCCAAATGGCGTGAAGATCTATGAGATTCAAAATGTCGTCGAGCATGAATTGCTTCAAGCTAATGAGTATGCCATCGCAGAGAGCTACATTACTTATCGGACTCAACGCGATTTTGAGCGCTCAAAAGCAACCGACATCAATTTTACGATTGGCAAACTCCTTAATAAGGATCAAGCCGTCGTCAATGAAAACGCCAATAAGGACAGTGATGTCTTTAACACGCAACGGGACTTGACGGCAGGGATCGTTGGTAAGTCTATTGGTCTTAAAATGTTGCCCAAACACGTAGCCAATGCCCACCAAAAAGGGGACATCCACTACCATGATTTGGACTATAGCCCTTATACACCGATGACCAACTGCTGTTTGATTGATTTTGAAGGCATGCTCAGAAATGGCTTTAAGATCGGGAATGCAGAAGTGGAAAGTCCTAAGTCTATCCAAACTGCAACGGCACAAATCTCGCAGATTATTGCTAATGTGGCCTCTAGTCAGTATGGGGGCTGCTCAGCAGACCGGATCGATGAAGTCTTGGCCCCTTATGCAGCAAAGAACTACCAAAAACACTTAGCGGATGCCAAAGAGTGGGTACTTCCTGAAAAGCAAGAGGACTATGCTTGGAGTAAGACTCAAAAAGATATCTATGATGCCATGCAATCGCTAGAATATGAGATCAATACCCTCTTTACTTCAAACGGGCAAACTCCTTTCACTTCGCTTGGCTTTGGTCTTGGAACCAATCGCTTCGAACGGGAAATCCAAAAGGCGATTCTGGAAATTCGGATTAAGGGTCTTGGATCGGAACATCGGACAGCCATTTTTCCAAAATTGATCTTTACCCTCAAGCGGGGACTCAACCTAGAGCCGGGAACACCCAACTATGATATCAAGCAATTGGCCTTGGAATGTGCTACGAAACGCATGTATCCAGATGTCCTCTCTTATGACAAGATTGTCGAATTGACAGGCTCCTTCAAGGTGCCCATGGGATGTCGCTCTTTCCTTCAAGGGTGGAAGGACGAGAATGGTGTGGAAGTCAATTCTGGCCGGATGAATCTGGGAGTTGTGACGGTTAATCTGCCCCGGATTGCCTTGGAATCTGGCGGAGACAAGGAAAAGTTCTGGCAAATCTTTAATGAACGGATGAACATTGCGGAAGATGCTTTGGTTTACCGGGTGGAGCGCACCAAAGAAGCGACCCCAGCCAATGCGCCGATTCTCTACCAATATGGCGCTTTCGGGAAACGCTTGGGTAAATATGATCAGGTAGATCAGCTCTTCCGCAACCGTAGAGCGACCGTTTCTCTTGGCTATATCGGATTGTATGAAGTTGCAACCGTCTTTTATGGTCCAAATTGGGAACACAATCCAGAAGCCAAACAATTCACGATTGCTATCATCAAGGATATGAAAGCGCGCGTGGAAGAATGGTCTGACCAGTATGATTACCACTTCTCCATCTATTCGACACCGTCAGAAAGCTTGACAGACCGCTTCTGTCGCCTGGATACGGAGAAATTTGGTAAGGTTCCGGATATCACAGACAAGGAATACTACACCAATAGTTTCCACTACGATGTTCGTAAGAACCCCACCCCATTTGAGAAGTTGGATTTTGAAAAAGTTTATCCTGAAGCAGGGGCGTCTGGTGGCTTTATCCACTATTGCGAATACCCTGTGCTCCAACAAAATCCCAAAGCCCTTGAAGCGGTTTGGGATTATGCCTATGACCGGGTCGGTTATCTCGGAACCAATACGCCGATTGACCGTTGTTACAAGTGTGATTTTGAAGGAGATTTCACGCCGACTGAGCGCGGATTTGCTTGTCCAAACTGTGGCAATAGCGATCCGAAAACGGTCGATGTGGTCAAACGGACCTGTGGCTATCTTGGAAACCCACAAGCTCGCCCCATGGTCAATGGCCGTCATAAGGAAATCGCTGCGCGTGTCAAACACATGAACGGGTCTACCATCAAGTATGGTGGACATGAAGTGACAGACTAG